From the genome of Pseudomonas yamanorum, one region includes:
- the dut gene encoding dUTP diphosphatase, with amino-acid sequence MHALQAKILDPRIGNEFPLPAYATPGSAGLDLRAMLKQDTVLEPGQTILIPTGLSIYVGDPGLAALILPRSGLGHKHGIVLGNLVGLIDSDYQGELMVSCWNRGQTAFNIAVGERIAQLVLVPVVQAHFELVEEFDETQRGAGGFGHSGSH; translated from the coding sequence ATGCACGCTTTGCAAGCCAAGATCCTCGACCCACGCATCGGCAACGAATTCCCGCTGCCGGCCTACGCCACTCCAGGCTCCGCCGGCCTCGACCTGCGCGCCATGCTCAAGCAGGACACCGTGCTTGAGCCGGGCCAGACCATTCTGATTCCGACCGGCCTGTCGATCTACGTGGGCGACCCTGGCCTGGCGGCGCTGATCCTGCCGCGCTCCGGCCTGGGCCACAAACACGGGATCGTCCTCGGCAACCTGGTGGGCCTGATCGACTCGGACTACCAGGGCGAGTTGATGGTGTCCTGCTGGAACCGTGGCCAGACCGCGTTCAACATTGCCGTCGGCGAGCGCATTGCCCAGCTCGTGCTTGTGCCGGTGGTGCAGGCGCACTTCGAGCTGGTCGAAGAGTTCGACGAAACCCAGCGCGGTGCAGGTGGCTTCGGACATTCCGGCAGCCACTGA